CTCCTGGACGACGATTGCCACGCGGCGGAGCGGTGAAGTCGTATTCGTCGATCTTGACGCCCTCGCCTGTCGGCCGCAGAACGCGCAGCAACCCGCCGGCTGTGATGGCGAGGAAGTTTCGCGGCACTTCCTCGAAATTGTCGAGCGGAACATAGGCGACGCCGGTCAGCCGGCCGGCCTTGTCGAAGCGCTGCACGAAAACGCGGACCTGCAAGGCCGGCTTGACCGCGACGATTTCCTCGGTGGCGACGAAGCGGTTGTCGCCATTGCCGATCGATATTTCGTGAGCCTGTGCCAGCCGGCCGCCGGCGAGCGAGCGGACGGTGAGCGGATGTGAGATGCTCTGCCGCTCGTCGTTGACGACAAGCTCCTGCGGGTTCCGGCGTATTAGCCGCCTCGCGCGCTGCGCGGCGTCCGAAACATTCGGCGTGATCGTCAAAGTCGTGGCGGTGGCCGGGTCAATGCTGCGCGGGATGGCGATCTGCATGCGATGACCGGCGTCTATCAGGCGGATCGCCGTCGGCTGACCGACAATGTCCTCGGTGTCGAAGCCACCCGGGAATTTGGCGCGGCCGAGAACGCGGCCGTCGTCGTCGAAGAACACAAGAGCATTGTCGAGCGGGTCGCGCACCGCCATCAGCCCGTCGCGGACCCACATGAACTGGTCTGGTACTTGCCCGATCTGTTCCGGTGCAGTGCGGATCAAGTTGAGCGTGTGAATGACCGGCTCGGCCCTCACGGAAGGCGGCAATGGCGATCGGACCACGGCAGGAGGCGCGACATCTGGTTCCGTCACCGGCGGCAGCATCGGCGGTCCGACCGGGGTGGACTCCCACAAACGTCGTGAAGGGGGCTCGCCGGCCGGCGGCGACGGTCGCTCATCGACGCGCGGCGCGGCGTTGCGAACCACTTGTAATTGCGTCCGTTCGCGGAGCTGCGCTTGCACGCCCTCGACGGCGACAAAAGCGAGGGCGACGGGGAGCGCCACGCGCAGAAACAGCGATGTCGACAACAAGCCGCCTGCCATCATCGAACCTCCCCCGGTAGTAAATATGTACTACGGATTTAGTTTGTACATTCTAGCTACCTTTACGTGTGCCGAAATCGGGATGCTGAATTAACGCTAAGGATGATGGTTAAGGCACGAACGGAGCGGAGCGGACGTGGCAACGAGCGCGCCGCAATGCCCGAGACATCCGGCGGATAAGCCCGGTAATCAGTTTGTGCGCAGGATGTGATTGTCCCAGCGAACCTTGGTCGTCACCGCGCGATCCTTCGTATCGAGCACAACGACCTGCCCCTCGCCCGACGTCGCGAGAAAGCCGCCATCGCGTGGCGCAAGACCGCAACCATCGGCCAGTGCAGCCGTGCGAACGACGCGGCCGGCAGTGTCGACAATCACGATCAGGTTTCCATGCGGCGCTGAAATCGCGACATGATCGCCGTCATTGCTGCTGGCGACCGAGCCGACATAGTTCTGCATGGCCTGCAAATGCTTCGCGGGCATATCGAGCAGCCGCAGACCGATCTCGCGCCCGACCTTGCCGATCAACGGCGGCAGGTCGCTCTGTGCGCCCTCGTATTGGCAACCGAACCAAAGGTCGCCGCTTCGGTCAAATGTCATGTGGCGCAGCGACAATTGTCGCCAGCGCGGCTCGCAGGCATGTCGTTCGACGAGCGTACCGCTGCGCCGATCGAGGAAAACGATCGAAGGCTCCATGCTGTCGAGGTTCAGCTTGGCGCGGCCGAAATCGGGGTGGGTCTCGATGCCGCCATTGGCGATCGCCAGTGTACGGCCGTCCGGGGTCAGCAGAATCTCATGCGGGCCGATGCCGTGCGTTTCGAATTCGCCGAGACGCCGGAATCCGTCCGATGCATCGTAGATACCGACCACGCCGCGCGCGGCGTCGAAATCGTTCTCCGTCGCATAGAGCAACCGGCCATCCCGCGAGAAGACGCCGTGACCGTAGAAATGCCGTCCGGCGGCGCTCACAATGGTGAAGGGTGTCTGCCGCCTTGAAGGGTCCATGACCAGCGCGAACGTTCCCGGGCGGCGCGCAAAGACCACGATGCGGGCACTCACCGGGCAGACCGTGGCGTCATGCGCGCGCGCCGGACAGTCTTCGAGATGAAGAATGGTGCCGTCTTCGGTGAACAGCGCGACGGCGAAAGCGCCGTCGGATTTCTGACAGGCGGAGACATAAAGCGCGTCGCTGCGGGCAAGCGCCTCCTGACGGAACGGGGCGAGGCCCGCCAGAAACGCGGCGCCGCAGGCTGTCACGAAACTACGCCGGTCAATCATGATCAATCACCGTCGGCGGAGGAAAAGCCGACCGACAGGCCGAGCGATTGCGACACGTCCTGTCCGATCAGCTTCTGCAGGCTTTGCGTCAGGATCACCGTGTAACCGAGCGCGCGATATTGCCGGGTGTCCACGATGGCCTGTTCCAGGGGCAGCGTGATCTGGGCGATGGCGCGGTCGGCATTGCCGAATTCGAACATGACCGAGTTCTGGAACGAAGCCGCTTCGGCAGGCAACAGCTCCCCGATGCGCGATCGTTCGAACAGATTCTGCAGACCGTTGAAATTCGCCTGGATCGAAGCGACGGTCAGACCGGACCGCCAGTACGGCACCATTTTTGGCCGGGCGCTCGATATGTCGCTGCCAAGCATGGGCTTCAACCGGGTGTCGCGGATCGCCTCGAAACCGTGGACCAACACACCGACAATCTGGTTCAGGACTTCTTGCTCGGTCCGATAGGTGGCATTGCCGGGGCCGGGATTTGCGAAGCCCGCGAAGCCGCCGGGAACCTGCCACTGCGCACTCAGCTTGTCCGATATGGTCGCCAGATTGCGGAGGATGGCCAAGGCATAACGGCACCTGAAAGTATTGGCCTTGGTAACGAGCTCTTCCGATTCCGCGTCGAACATCACGTATTCGAGTGCCCCGAGACCCTGAACCGCGACGCTCTTGGCATAAAGCGAGGCCGGGTCCGCCGCGCTCTCGTCCTGCCCGGCCAGCAAGGCCTGAACCTGTCGCAGGGCGATGCCGCGGCGGTCGGGCCAGAACAGAAAGCGTTCAAGTTGATTGTCGCGCAGCACGGGCCCGAACCGGACCATCTCGATTTCAGACCAGGCGCTGACAATATCCGCGAACCGCGCGCGCGCCGCATCAAGGCGCTGCTGGCCCGGCGCGGCGCACAATTCGCCGATCGCATCGCGGCCCCGGCTCGTTTCAACGGCAAGTCTGGCATAGGCGGGTTGGAAGTAGCGTGTGACCGCCAGCGCTGCGACCTCCCGGGGCTGCACCCGCTGAGCAGTCGCCTTGTCAGTCTCCGCGACAAAGATAACGAGGGTCAGCGCGAACAGCAGGCGAATCGCCATCACAACGACTCCAGGAATCGTATCAGCGCGTCGCGGTCTGCCTTGCGCATGGCGGCAACCGCATCGCGCGCCTTTTGCGCCTCGCCACCATGCCACAAAATGGCTTCAAGCAGATTGCGCGCTCGACCGTCATGCAAGAAGTAGGTATGGCCGCTGACGATCTGGGTCAGCCCGATACCCCAAAGCGGCGGCGTGCGCCATTCCTGGCCATCGGCATCGCCATCGGGCCGGCCGTCGGCCAGACCTTCACCCATATCGTGGAGGAGAAAGTCCGAATAAGGCCAAATCAACTGGAAGCGGTGCGCGGCATGCGGTGCATCGCGCCGCGTCACGTATTTCGGCCTGTGGCACGACGTGCAACCGGCGGCGTAGAACAGTTGCTTGCCGGCGAGCACTTGCGGATCGTCGATATCGCGGCGCGCGGGCACTGCGAGGTTCTGCGAATAGAATGTCACGAGGGCGAGGACCGGATCGGGTGCTTCGGTATCGCCGAGCCTCGGTTGCACACCATCCGGCGCGTCGCGGCACACCGTCTGCTTTTCGGTGCAGTCGCCCCATGATGCCGGCGCGAGCGGAGTCGATATACCGATGTCGCCGGAGAAGGCGCCCGCGCTCTGATGCTTGATGCTCGGTTTCGAGGCCTTCCAGCCGAACCGGCCGAGAACCAGCTTGCCATTGTCGTCGAGGACGTAACTTGGCTTGCCTGAGATTCCGTCATCGTCCCGATCGCCGGGATCGGCCTGCGCAACGATATCAGCTTCATGAATTTGCTCGACCAGGCCTAGTCCGATCATCGGCGGTGCAATGCGCGGCGACAGCCTCACCTCCGGATCCATCGGCCCGTAACCGAGATCGGCGACGCGATAGGCTGGCTTGCGCAGCGACACCTCGGTCCCGTCGCCGAGTTTCACCGGCACTTCTGTGTAGTCGATGACCATCCGGCCCTCGCCCGGCAGTCCCGGAACGGCGAAGTTCTGCAACTGACCGCCATAGGTCGGCTCCGGAATCGTCAGCAGTCGCTTGTCGGCAAGGGCTTGGCGTTCGGCGTCCGAACGCGGCGGCACCGAAAGCCGCAGAAACAGCGAGACCGCATCCTCATCCGGAGTTTCGGGCGGCCGGCCGCGGCCGTCCTTCAGGTGGCAATGCT
The Pseudolabrys sp. FHR47 genome window above contains:
- a CDS encoding DUF1513 domain-containing protein; translated protein: MIDRRSFVTACGAAFLAGLAPFRQEALARSDALYVSACQKSDGAFAVALFTEDGTILHLEDCPARAHDATVCPVSARIVVFARRPGTFALVMDPSRRQTPFTIVSAAGRHFYGHGVFSRDGRLLYATENDFDAARGVVGIYDASDGFRRLGEFETHGIGPHEILLTPDGRTLAIANGGIETHPDFGRAKLNLDSMEPSIVFLDRRSGTLVERHACEPRWRQLSLRHMTFDRSGDLWFGCQYEGAQSDLPPLIGKVGREIGLRLLDMPAKHLQAMQNYVGSVASSNDGDHVAISAPHGNLIVIVDTAGRVVRTAALADGCGLAPRDGGFLATSGEGQVVVLDTKDRAVTTKVRWDNHILRTN
- a CDS encoding imelysin family protein; protein product: MAIRLLFALTLVIFVAETDKATAQRVQPREVAALAVTRYFQPAYARLAVETSRGRDAIGELCAAPGQQRLDAARARFADIVSAWSEIEMVRFGPVLRDNQLERFLFWPDRRGIALRQVQALLAGQDESAADPASLYAKSVAVQGLGALEYVMFDAESEELVTKANTFRCRYALAILRNLATISDKLSAQWQVPGGFAGFANPGPGNATYRTEQEVLNQIVGVLVHGFEAIRDTRLKPMLGSDISSARPKMVPYWRSGLTVASIQANFNGLQNLFERSRIGELLPAEAASFQNSVMFEFGNADRAIAQITLPLEQAIVDTRQYRALGYTVILTQSLQKLIGQDVSQSLGLSVGFSSADGD
- a CDS encoding di-heme oxidoredictase family protein, with amino-acid sequence MLALLTPTFAAAGQAGRSDLGDGDAARVRAITRPTDDFSKAEPFEALPAGAATSRKLIGPDSFSHSSANLSFQQESDFKLGNALFRKLWVSSPSSTQASDGLGPLFNARACQHCHLKDGRGRPPETPDEDAVSLFLRLSVPPRSDAERQALADKRLLTIPEPTYGGQLQNFAVPGLPGEGRMVIDYTEVPVKLGDGTEVSLRKPAYRVADLGYGPMDPEVRLSPRIAPPMIGLGLVEQIHEADIVAQADPGDRDDDGISGKPSYVLDDNGKLVLGRFGWKASKPSIKHQSAGAFSGDIGISTPLAPASWGDCTEKQTVCRDAPDGVQPRLGDTEAPDPVLALVTFYSQNLAVPARRDIDDPQVLAGKQLFYAAGCTSCHRPKYVTRRDAPHAAHRFQLIWPYSDFLLHDMGEGLADGRPDGDADGQEWRTPPLWGIGLTQIVSGHTYFLHDGRARNLLEAILWHGGEAQKARDAVAAMRKADRDALIRFLESL